The following coding sequences lie in one Lolium perenne isolate Kyuss_39 chromosome 2, Kyuss_2.0, whole genome shotgun sequence genomic window:
- the LOC139835441 gene encoding uncharacterized mitochondrial protein AtMg00810-like, with the protein MTDEFTALAQTKTWTRFLDHLALILLAASGCSKPSIVRDGSVEKHKARFGCSRVDVSNAFLHGFLTEDVYMQQPPGFEDVRFPSHVCKLQRAIYGPKRSSCLRGVQVFMLVYVDDIVIAGSTTAVVEGLVRSRLPLFLSRILAFGIFPWIGSVVQFRGHDTYAAQRILSDIAVVVGSLAYLTLTRPDISFAVNKVCQFLSQPTEVHWEAVKRILRYVKGTLDTGLRIRRSLQQSVSIFTDADWAGDVDDRRSTSGFAVFVGPNLISWSSKKQPTVSRSSTEAEYKALANGAAEAMWVCSLLRELGVTQMASSDFMV; encoded by the exons ATGACGGATGAATTCACCGCTCTCGCTCAGACGAAGACCTGGACTCGGTTCCTCGACCACCTGGCACTAATATTGTTGGCAGCAAGTGGGTGTTCAAAACCAAGCATCGTCCGAGATGGTTCAGTTGAGAAGCACAAAGCTCGCTTTGGTTGCTCGCGG GTTGACGTCAGCAATGCTTTTCTCCATGGTTTTCTGACAGAAGATGTCTATATGCAGCAGCCCCCTGGTTTTGAGGATGTCCGTTTTCCCTCTCATGTATGCAAGTTGCAGCGTGCTATCTATGGTCCGAAGCGGTCCTCGTGCTTG cgTGGTGTTCAAGTTTTCATGTTGGTTTATGTTGACGACATTGTCATTGCTGGTTCCACTACTGCCGTTGTTGAGGGTCTTGTTCGCTCTCGTCTGCCACTTTTCCTATCAAGGATCTTGGCGTTCGGAATATTTCCTTGGATTGGAAGCGTCGTACAATTCAGGGGGCATGACACTTATGCAGCGCAA AGGATTCTTTCGGATATCGCAGTTGTGGTTGGTAGTCTGGCGTATTTGACTCTCACACGTCCGGATATATCTTTTGCTGTCAACAAGGTTTGCCAGTTCTTGTCTCAACCCACTGAAGTACATTGGGAGGCTGTAAAACGTATCCTTCGTTATGTCAAGGGAACATTGGATACAGGGCTTCGCATTAGGAGGTCACTGCAGCAGAGTGTTAGTATTTTTACTGATGCAGATTGGGCTGGAGATGTTGATGATCGACGCTCTACGAGTGGTTTTGCAGTGTTCGTGGGTCCGAACCTTATTTCATGGAGTTCGAAGAAGCAGCCCACGGTTTCCAGATCTAGCACTGAGGCAGAGTATAAGGCTCTTGCAAATGGAGCAGCCGAAGCTATGTGGGTTTGTTCATTGCTTCGAGAACTTGGTGTTACCCAAATGGCAAGCTCCGATTTTATGGTGTGA